The proteins below come from a single Acidobacteriota bacterium genomic window:
- a CDS encoding acetyl-CoA C-acetyltransferase, whose amino-acid sequence MNSVYIVSAVRTPIGKFGGTLASQTAADMGVVAAKAAMERAGVRPEQVEEAIFGNARQAGGGPNPARQISIRSGVPQEVPAYTVNKACASGIKSIALGFQEIATGNLECVLAGGTESMSRLPYYLEGGRWGYRMGHQELVDGMYRDGFFCPLAKMLMGETAEVLAEQYKISREVQDEFALVSQRRAATAQSSGRLDAEIVPVTIEGKKGSTIFARDEHLFLEATPEKMAKLAPVFSKTGTISAGNSSGITDGAAAVVLASENFVKKNNLKPLARIMAATSAGVDPKIMGIGPVPAIRKMEAKHGLKLADFDLVELNEAFAAQVLACDRELHFNREKLNVNGGAIALGHPIGCTGTRITVTLVHEMLKRKAKRGLATLCVSGGMGMALAIENV is encoded by the coding sequence TTGAACAGTGTCTATATCGTGTCGGCGGTGCGTACGCCGATCGGAAAATTCGGGGGTACGCTGGCTTCGCAGACCGCGGCTGACATGGGTGTAGTCGCGGCCAAAGCTGCGATGGAGCGGGCTGGAGTTCGTCCGGAACAGGTCGAAGAGGCGATCTTCGGCAATGCGCGGCAGGCGGGCGGCGGGCCGAATCCAGCGCGGCAGATTTCGATCCGCAGCGGCGTCCCGCAGGAGGTCCCGGCCTACACGGTGAACAAAGCGTGCGCTTCGGGAATCAAGAGCATCGCACTCGGCTTTCAGGAAATTGCCACTGGGAATCTGGAATGTGTTCTCGCGGGCGGCACCGAGTCGATGTCGCGGCTTCCTTATTATCTTGAGGGCGGGCGATGGGGATACCGGATGGGCCATCAGGAACTCGTCGACGGCATGTATCGGGACGGATTTTTTTGTCCGCTGGCAAAAATGTTGATGGGAGAAACGGCGGAGGTGTTGGCCGAGCAGTACAAAATTTCCCGCGAAGTACAGGACGAGTTCGCATTGGTTTCCCAAAGGCGTGCGGCGACGGCTCAATCGAGCGGACGCCTGGACGCGGAGATTGTGCCGGTCACGATCGAAGGGAAAAAAGGTTCTACGATTTTCGCGCGCGACGAACATCTGTTTCTTGAAGCGACCCCGGAAAAGATGGCCAAGCTTGCGCCGGTATTTTCAAAGACGGGCACGATTTCAGCAGGCAATTCGTCAGGCATCACGGATGGCGCGGCGGCAGTTGTGCTCGCCAGCGAGAATTTCGTGAAGAAAAACAATCTGAAGCCATTGGCGAGGATCATGGCGGCTACTTCCGCCGGTGTCGACCCGAAAATCATGGGCATCGGGCCGGTCCCCGCGATTCGCAAGATGGAAGCGAAGCATGGCCTGAAACTCGCCGACTTCGATCTCGTTGAACTCAACGAGGCATTTGCTGCGCAAGTGCTGGCCTGCGATCGAGAATTACATTTCAACCGCGAGAAGTTGAACGTCAACGGTGGCGCCATTGCACTGGGGCATCCGATTGGATGTACGGGAACGCGGATCACGGTCACGCTCGTTCACGAAATGTTGAAGCGCAAAGCGAAGCGCGGTCTCGCCACTCTGTGCGTGAGCGGCGGCATGGGGATGGCGCTGGCGATCGAAAATGTCTGA